ACATCCTTGCCATCATTTTTGCTTCTTCATACTTTTGTTTGGCTGTTTCATAATCTGTCTGAATATAATATTTCCATTCGACCATCAAGACAATCGGTTGCTTTTGAAAATCTCGTGTTTTTTCAGAAATCCAATTAAGTTTTTCCACAGCTAACTTAAATAACTCTAAATCATTCAATAATTCACAACTTCCCAGCCCTGCAAATAACACATCACGAACAAGAAATAAATCGTCTGTACCACTATTTTCTACGTTATTACACACTTTTTGAAACATTAATTGAAGTTTCTGCTGTTCGCTAATAGATAACTGTCCTTTTTTTATATTTTCTAAATAACTACACAAAAAATACAATCTAATTTTTAAAAGATCTGAAAAGGAAAACTCTCTTTGATTCCATAGTTCCTCAAAAGATTCATCTAAAAGCGCTATTCCATACTGTTCATTATCCGTCGCCCTCACCTCATCTATTGCTTGAAGACAATCCACTATCATCTTCTCATCACGTGGCAAATCATCATAAAAACACTCAAAAATCTCATCAAAATATTCTTTCTTTTGTTCCTGCAACTCCTTGTCTCCGTAGTCAGGGTGATGTAAAAGAAAGTACTTTAATTCTTGGTAGCGTTTAGGCAATTCCTTATAATCTGGCATCAAGACATAGGACGGAATTTCTAATCTATCTGCAATATATTCTAGTGTTTTTATAGTCGGTCGAAATTCTCCTTTTTCTATCCGCACCAACTGACGCACTGATAATTCGGATTCATCCCCACAAAATACTGGGCGACTAAGCCCTTTTTCCTCTCTAAGGATTCGTACCTTCTCTCCTAATTCATTCACTTCTCTTTACCTCTAGGATAATTCCAAAAACTTTGATAACCAAATAAATATATGCATTTATTATAACATTTTATCAAAAAATGTACAAAAAGCGACATTTCTCCAATGACAGAAATGTCACTCCTATAAAGCATTTAACAATACCTTTCTAAGTCTTCGCTCCATTCATTATCTAAACTAACAATTAACTGCTCATTACCAAACATCCTCGCCATCATTTTTGCTTCTTCATACTTTTGTTTTGCCGTATCATAATCAGTCTGAAGATAATATTTCCACTCCACCATCAAGACAATCGGTTGCTTTTGAAAATCTCGTGTTTTCTGTCCTATTTTATTTAAGGTCTCAACTGCTCTCTTAAAATAACGAAACAGCCCCATAATTTCTATACAAGCTAAAGAAGCTAACAAGGAATCTCTAAGCAAGTCCAAACAATCGAACTCTATCTTATCAACCTGAGAACTTAGTTTGTCATGAAAACAAAGAATGGTTTCATGCTCAGACTTTTTTATCTCACCCTCGTTTAAACCATCCATTAACTGACAAAGAAAATACAGTCTCAATTTCAACAATTCCTCAGCCTTATATACATCTCTGGATAGTAAGTCTTGAAGACTGTCCTCAATCACACCACTTCCGTATAAAGAATTACTAGTCGCTCTCACTGCATCTATTGCCTGAAGGCAGTCCACTATCATCTTCTCATCACGGGGCAGGTCATCATAAAAACACTCGAAAATCTCATCAAAATATTCTTCCTTTTGTTCTTGCAACTCCTTGTCTCCATAGTCAGGGTGATGTAAAAGAAAGTACTTTAATTCTTGGTAGCGTTTAGGCAGTTCCTTATAATCTGGCATCAAGACGTAGGATGGAATTTCTAATCTATCTGCAATATATTCTAGTGTTTTTATAGTCGGTCGAAATTCTCCTTTTTCGATTCTCACCAACTGACGCACTGATAATTCAGACTCATCCCCACAAAAAACTGGACGACTAAGTCCTTTCTCCTCTCTTAAAAGTCGCACTTTATCCCCTAACTCATTTATCTTGTTCATTTGCCCCTCGCATGATTATAAAAGATTTGATTTTCAAATAAATATATGCGATGATTATACCATTTTTCAAATAGAATTACAAAAAAAGAGACAGGGATTCCCTGCCTCTAGGCTGATAAACAATTATTTACGGCGTCCTGGTCTTTCTTTGTAGCCATAGTAAGAATCTTCGATGATTTCTTGCATATGGTCAACCATTGGAAGGCGTGGGTTAGCTGGTGAACATTGGTCTTCGTAAGCAAGGAAGGCTAATTCACGTGAATGTTCTTTCCATTCTTTTTCGTCGATACCTTGTGCTTTGAAGTTCATTTGGATACCTACGCGCTCACCAAGTTCGTAGACAGCTTTTGCGTAAGACTCCACACCTTCTTCTGGAGTAGAAGCTGGAAGTCCAAGCATGCGTGCGATATCTTGGTATTTTTCATCTGCACGGTAGTAGTTGTACTTAGGCCATGTTGCTGTCTTAGCTGGACGTGTACCGTTGTAGCGGATGACGTATGGAAGCAAGATAGCATTTGTACGACCGTGAATTGTGTGGAATTGCGCACCAATCTTATGAGCCATTGAGTGAGAAATACCTAGGAAGGCATTGGCAAAGGCCATACCAGCGATTGTTGAAGCGTTATGCATTTTCTCGCGTGAGTGGAAGTCTGCATTCTTAACTGAGCTTTCAAGGTTTTCGAATACAAGCTTGATGGCTTGAAGTGCAAGTCCGTCAGTGTAGTCGCTAGCCATTTGTGATACGTAAGCTTCAGTCGCGTGAGTCAATACGTCCATACCAGTGTCCGCAGCAACAACTCCAGGAACTGTCAATACCAAGGCAGGGTCTACGATTGCCACAGTTGGTGTCAATGAGTAGTCAGCGATTGGGTATTTGCGGTTGTTTGCTTTATCAGAGATAACGGCAAATGGTGTTACTTCAGATCCTGTACCAGATGTTGTTGGGATTGCGATGAATTTAGTCTTCTTACCAAGTAATGGGAATTTGAAGGCACGTTTACGGATATCCATGAATTTTTGAACAAGGTCACGGAAGTCCACTTCTGGTTGTTCGTAGAAGAGCCACATTACTTTAGCAGCATCCATTGGAGATCCACCACCAAGAGCAATGATTGTATCTGGTTTGAAGGCACGCATAATCTCAGTACCACGGTTTACAGTTGTGATATCTGGATCTGGTTCTACATCAGCAAAGATTTGGTAAACAACCTTATTGCGACGAAGATCAAGTTGCTCGATGATACGATCAAGGAAACCAAGCTCTACCATGGCATGGTCAGTAACGATCATGACACGTTCAACGTCACGACATTTTTGAAGGTATTGAATTGAATCACGTTCAAAGTATGTTTTTGAAGGAAGTTTCATCCATTGCATGTTATTTCTCCGTCTTCCGACTTTTTTGATATTCAAGAGGTTAATGGCACTAACGTTATCCCCAACTGAGTTGCGTCCGTAAGAACCACATCCAAGTGTCAATGATGGCAAGAAGGCATTGTAAACGTCCCCGATACCACCGAAAGTAGAAGGTGAGTTACAGATAACACGAATAGCTTTAACAGCTTTACCAAATTCTTTAGTCAATTCTTCATCAGCTGTGTGGATAGCTGCTGAGTGGCCAAGACCGTTAAATTCAACCATTTGACGAGCCTTAGTAATACCATCTTCACGGCTTTCAGATTTCAAAACTGCGATAACTGGTGATAATTTTTCACGAGTCAATGGCTCATTTTCGCCAACTTCTTTACATTCTGCAGCAAGAATGTTTGTTCCTTCTGGAACTGTAAATCCTGCTTGTTCTGCAATCCAGGTTGCTGGTTTACCAACGATGTCAGCGTTCAATTTTGCACCAGCACAGTTTTTGCTATTTGCTTTCACGCCGAAGCAGAATTCTTCAAGAAGTGCTTTTTCTTTTTTGTTTACAAAGTAAGTGTGATATGATTTGAACTCTGCTACAAATTCATCATAAATTTCTTTATCAATGATAACCGCTTGTTCAGATGCACAGACCATACCATTATCAAATGATTTAGACATAACGATATCGTGTGCTGCTTGACGGATGTTTGCTGATTTTTCAACATAAGCTGGAACGTTTCCGGCACCTACCCCAAGAGCTGGTTTACCACATGAGTATGCAGCTTTAACCATGGCATTACCACCTGTTGCAAGGATTGTTGCAACACCTTCGTGGTTCATAAGGGCACTTGTTGCTTCCATAGATGGTTCAGTGATCCACTGTACACAGTTTTCAGGAGCTCCTGCTTTAATCGCAGCATCACGAACGATTTGAGCTGCGTGAGCTGATGATTCTTGAGCTGATGGGTGGAATGCAAAGACGATTGGATTACGAGTCTTCAATGAAATCAATGCCTTAAAGATCGCTGTTGATGTTGGGTTTGTTGTAGGAGTAATACCACAGACAACACCAACCGGTTCAGCGATGAGAGTCAATCCTGTTACATCGTCTTCTTCGATAACGCCAACTGTCTTAGTGTGACGCATGTTGTTTACTACATGTTCACAAGCAAACAAGTTCTTAGTCGCTTTATCTTCAAATACACCACGTCCTGTTTCTTCAAAGGCATGTAAAGCCAATTCTCCGTGGGCATCCAAAGCTGCCACTGACGCTTTAGCTACGATGTAGTCAACCTGTTCTTGGTCGAGTTTACGCATTTCCTCAAGAGCAACTAGAGCTTTTTGCACCAAACCATCGACATGCTTTTCAGCAGCGAGTTTCTTTTCTTCTGGTGTCACAGTTTTTTTATCAGCCATATTTTCCTCCATAGCTTTCAAGGATTGATATCCTTTGTTAATTTTTTCACAAGTTTATTATAACGCATTATTTCAACTTTGTAAACAGTTTCATAAACATTTCACAAAGAATTTTTTATTGTTTGTGAATTTTTTCCCATTTTCTTTACTTATCGAGTTTTTTCTTTAGAGTTTGTGAAATTAATTTTAAATATTTTTTTATTTCACAAGCTTGATTGGAAGAGGAGCTTGGAAAGAGATAGATTTTCTAGTAAGCGCTTACTTTTAGGTACTAACAATACCTCCTTTGATAAGGAGGCTTTATTTTTGTTGAAAAACGCCTTGTTTAAAAGTCCCTTCATAAACAACTTCTTGTTCTGTTGTTAGTTTTCCTTTTCCTTCAGCTTGACCATTTACAAAATCCCCTTCGTAGGTCCAGCCTTCTTTGGATTGAAAGGTACCTTTTCCGTTGAAGGCTCCATTGCTGAAACCACCTGTATATTGGTCTCCATTTTGGAAGGTAATGGTTCCTTGACCATTCATTTTACCTCGGACAAGACTGCCGTCATAAACAATCGTTCCATTATCGAGTTTTAAGATGCCTTTTCCGGGAATATTTAGAAAAAAGACGAGTACAGCACAAAAAACAATCGTAACTACTGCCAAAAGCTCTAAACGTTGACGAGTCAGATAGACACGATACTTTTCGTAAAAATTCTTAAGATTTTCCATCCTCACTCTCCTTCTCTAAACGTTCTAACCATGCTTGACAACCCTCTTGAACACGCTGATAGGTTTCCTCAAAATCTCCTGTATACCAAGGATCTGGAACACTTTCAGATGCAAATGAGTAAATCTTATCTTGACAGTCTGCTGGACACATCTGACGTAAGTCAGAAACATTTGAAGCATCCATTCCGATAATATAATCAAAAACTTCAAAATCTTCCTTACTAATCTGAAGCGACGTTTTGGCTTTGTCATAGGGAATCTCATATTGTTGAAAAATTCCTTGAGTTCCCTTATGAATCGGATTACCATGTTCCCAAGAGGAAGTCGCTCGACTTTGGATTTCGTAATTATCTGTCATTGATTTCATAACAAACTCAGCCATAGGACTGCGACAAATATTTCCCAGGCAGACAAAGACTAGTTTTTTCATCCCATTTCCTTTCTTTTATAGAAAAACGGGAGTTAGTAGTCCCGTCTTATTTTTCAATTGCGCCTTCTAGTGAAGTTGTTTCTTTCATCGGTAATACTGTCTTGATAGCAGCTAGTTCAAAAGTCAAGTAAACTCCATCTACATCAAGAACGATCGTTCTCTTCTCAGTATCTACTTCATCGACTGTTCCGTAAAGTCCACCGATTGTAATCACTTCATAGCCTTTTTGTAGTTTATTTAAGCTTTCCATACGTTTTTGTGCTTGTTTCTTTTGAGAGCGTTGCATAAAGAACATCAAGCCCAACATCGCTACAAGCATAATTAAAAATGTATAATTTGGATTCATTTTCTTCTCCTTTGTCTTTTACATAGGACTACTATATCAAATTTCAGCTACTTTTACAAGATTGTACCTTGCTTTTCTAGTAAGAAAAACCAGAGCTCGCGCCCTGATTTTTAGAATTATTTCAAATTTTGAACGACTTTTACAAGATTTTCTACAGTAAAGCCATATTCTGCCAATACTTTTGGTGCTGGTGCAGAGGCTCCGAAGGTATCAATACCGAGAACAACACCATCGAGACCAACATATTTGTACCAGTTTTGAGTTGCACCCATTTCGACTGCAACACGACGGCGAACTGCATTTGGAAGAATTTCTTCCTTGTATGCTGCATCTTGTTTATCAAAGACATCTGTAGATGGCATGCTGACTACGCGGACTTTTTCGCCTTGACTAGCCAATTCTTTAGCAGCTGAGACAGCTAGATTGACTTCTGAACCTGTCGCAATCAAGATGGTATCAAAGTCTGCTTCATTTTCATAGACAACATAAGCACCTTTAGCAACCTTGTCGAAGTCTGTTCCCTCTTCAACAGTCAAGTTTTGACGTGTCAAGACAAGAGCAGTTGGTGTTTTCTCACTTGTCACTGCAAGGTACCAAGCTGCTTGAGTTTCACGCGCATCTGCTGGACGGAAAACATTTAGATTTGGCATAGCACGGAGACCTGCTAAGTGTTCAACTGGTTCGTGTGTTGGCCCATCTTCCCCAACTGCAATAGAATCATGGGTAAAGACATAGGTCACAGGAAGTCCTTGCAAGGCTGACAAACGGACAGCTGCCTTCACATAGTCAGAGAAGACGAAGAAAGTTCCACCGTATACACGAAGTCCAC
Above is a genomic segment from Streptococcus sp. SN-1 containing:
- a CDS encoding XRE family transcriptional regulator; the encoded protein is MNELGEKVRILREEKGLSRPVFCGDESELSVRQLVRIEKGEFRPTIKTLEYIADRLEIPSYVLMPDYKELPKRYQELKYFLLHHPDYGDKELQEQKKEYFDEIFECFYDDLPRDEKMIVDCLQAIDEVRATDNEQYGIALLDESFEELWNQREFSFSDLLKIRLYFLCSYLENIKKGQLSISEQQKLQLMFQKVCNNVENSGTDDLFLVRDVLFAGLGSCELLNDLELFKLAVEKLNWISEKTRDFQKQPIVLMVEWKYYIQTDYETAKQKYEEAKMMARMFGNEKLLVSLDNEWAEDLERYR
- a CDS encoding XRE family transcriptional regulator translates to MNKINELGDKVRLLREEKGLSRPVFCGDESELSVRQLVRIEKGEFRPTIKTLEYIADRLEIPSYVLMPDYKELPKRYQELKYFLLHHPDYGDKELQEQKEEYFDEIFECFYDDLPRDEKMIVDCLQAIDAVRATSNSLYGSGVIEDSLQDLLSRDVYKAEELLKLRLYFLCQLMDGLNEGEIKKSEHETILCFHDKLSSQVDKIEFDCLDLLRDSLLASLACIEIMGLFRYFKRAVETLNKIGQKTRDFQKQPIVLMVEWKYYLQTDYDTAKQKYEEAKMMARMFGNEQLIVSLDNEWSEDLERYC
- the adhE gene encoding bifunctional acetaldehyde-CoA/alcohol dehydrogenase, which produces MADKKTVTPEEKKLAAEKHVDGLVQKALVALEEMRKLDQEQVDYIVAKASVAALDAHGELALHAFEETGRGVFEDKATKNLFACEHVVNNMRHTKTVGVIEEDDVTGLTLIAEPVGVVCGITPTTNPTSTAIFKALISLKTRNPIVFAFHPSAQESSAHAAQIVRDAAIKAGAPENCVQWITEPSMEATSALMNHEGVATILATGGNAMVKAAYSCGKPALGVGAGNVPAYVEKSANIRQAAHDIVMSKSFDNGMVCASEQAVIIDKEIYDEFVAEFKSYHTYFVNKKEKALLEEFCFGVKANSKNCAGAKLNADIVGKPATWIAEQAGFTVPEGTNILAAECKEVGENEPLTREKLSPVIAVLKSESREDGITKARQMVEFNGLGHSAAIHTADEELTKEFGKAVKAIRVICNSPSTFGGIGDVYNAFLPSLTLGCGSYGRNSVGDNVSAINLLNIKKVGRRRNNMQWMKLPSKTYFERDSIQYLQKCRDVERVMIVTDHAMVELGFLDRIIEQLDLRRNKVVYQIFADVEPDPDITTVNRGTEIMRAFKPDTIIALGGGSPMDAAKVMWLFYEQPEVDFRDLVQKFMDIRKRAFKFPLLGKKTKFIAIPTTSGTGSEVTPFAVISDKANNRKYPIADYSLTPTVAIVDPALVLTVPGVVAADTGMDVLTHATEAYVSQMASDYTDGLALQAIKLVFENLESSVKNADFHSREKMHNASTIAGMAFANAFLGISHSMAHKIGAQFHTIHGRTNAILLPYVIRYNGTRPAKTATWPKYNYYRADEKYQDIARMLGLPASTPEEGVESYAKAVYELGERVGIQMNFKAQGIDEKEWKEHSRELAFLAYEDQCSPANPRLPMVDHMQEIIEDSYYGYKERPGRRK
- a CDS encoding low molecular weight protein-tyrosine-phosphatase, with protein sequence MKKLVFVCLGNICRSPMAEFVMKSMTDNYEIQSRATSSWEHGNPIHKGTQGIFQQYEIPYDKAKTSLQISKEDFEVFDYIIGMDASNVSDLRQMCPADCQDKIYSFASESVPDPWYTGDFEETYQRVQEGCQAWLERLEKESEDGKS
- the yajC gene encoding preprotein translocase subunit YajC, with amino-acid sequence MNPNYTFLIMLVAMLGLMFFMQRSQKKQAQKRMESLNKLQKGYEVITIGGLYGTVDEVDTEKRTIVLDVDGVYLTFELAAIKTVLPMKETTSLEGAIEK